In a single window of the Papaver somniferum cultivar HN1 chromosome 8, ASM357369v1, whole genome shotgun sequence genome:
- the LOC113304442 gene encoding elicitor-responsive protein 3-like produces the protein MPSGTLDVVLISAKGLENTDYLCNMDPYAVLTLRTQEKKSSVAAGKGSDPEWNESFVFTVSEGASELVIKLLDSDAGTEDDLVGEATIPLEPVFEGGSVPEAVYNVVKDQEYCGEIKLSLVFRSEESRGVGEEEETYGGWNQS, from the exons ATGCCTTCAGGAACCTTGGATGTAGTTTTAATCAGTGCTAAAGGTCTTGAAAACACTGATTATCTAT GTAACATGGATCCATATGCTGTCCTAACTTTGCGAACTCAGGAAAAGAAAAGCAGTGTTGCTGctg GGAAAGGTTCTGACCCAGAATGGAATGAAAGCTTTGTCTTTACTGTCTCAGAAGGCGCATCCGAGCTTGTTATCAAACTATTGGACAGTGATGCTGGTACTGAGGATGATCTTGTTGGAGAAGCAAC CATTCCGCTTGAACCGGTGTTTGAGGGAGGAAGTGTGCCAGAAGCTGTTTACAATGTGGTGAAGGACCAGGAATATTGTGGGGAGATTAAACTCAGCCTCGTATTCAGATCCGAGGAG AGCAGGGGAGTTGGTGAAGAGGAAGAGACTTATGGAGGCTGGAATCAGTCTTGA